The following are encoded together in the Lactuca sativa cultivar Salinas chromosome 1, Lsat_Salinas_v11, whole genome shotgun sequence genome:
- the LOC111916638 gene encoding E3 ubiquitin-protein ligase PUB23 yields MTDLENDVEVPRFFLCPISLEIMKDPVTLSTGITYDRDSIEKWLFSQKNDVCPVTKQVVVDIELTPNHTLRRLIQSWCTINASSGIERFPTPRLPISRTEIVKLLKDSKSPQLQMKSLKRLKTIVMENEKNRRLMESVSAADYLASILTTGAGEVSGVDGCVSTEADEALRILYHLKLSPTGLKSLFGKTENFVVTLTRVMQRAASFESRAYAVMLLKSMFEVAEPIQVTSLNTQFFTELVHILVDQISQKATKATLKLLISVCPWGRNRIKAAEAGVVPVLIDTLLDTTEKRLTEMIMIVLDQLCQSAEGRADLLKHGGGLPVVSKKIFRVSSIASERAVRILYSVAMFSGNARVLEEMVQLGVVGKLFLVLQVDCGSKMKEKAKEILKMHSRVWKKSSCIPNDLISAYPS; encoded by the coding sequence ATGACTGATCTCGAAAACGATGTTGAAGTTCCTCGGTTTTTCTTGTGCCCAATTTCACTTGAGATCATGAAAGACCCTGTAACGCTCTCCACCGGAATCACATATGATCGTGATAGCATCGAGAAATGGTTGTTCTCTCAGAAGAATGACGTTTGTCCGGTAACCAAACAAGTCGTCGTTGATATTGAGCTCACCCCAAATCACACCCTTCGCCGGTTGATCCAATCTTGGTGCACCATTAACGCGTCTTCCGGCATCGAGAGGTTTCCGACGCCACGCCTTCCGATCTCCAGAACCGAAATCGTAAAGCTCCTCAAGGATTCAAAGTCTCCACAGTTACAAATGAAGAGCTTGAAAAGGTTAAAAACAATTGTTATGGAGAATGAAAAGAACAGGCGGTTGATGGAATCGGTTTCTGCGGCTGATTACCTAGCATCCATCTTAACCACCGGAGCCGGAGAAGTTTCCGGCGTCGATGGGTGTGTTTCAACCGAAGCCGACGAAGCGTTAAGAATCCTTTACCATCTGAAGCTGTCACCAACGGGTCTTAAGTCCTTGTTCGGAAAGACAGAAAATTTCGTCGTAACGTTGACGCGGGTGATGCAACGCGCCGCCAGCTTCGAGTCACGCGCTTACGCCGTCATGCTACTAAAATCAATGTTCGAGGTGGCGGAGCCTATACAGGTGACGTCATTAAACACTCAGTTCTTCACAGAGCTTGTACACATCTTGGTTGATCAAATCTCGCAAAAAGCCACGAAAGCAACACTGAAACTACTCATCAGCGTTTGTCCATGGGGGCGGAATAGGATAAAAGCGGCGGAGGCAGGGGTGGTTCCGGTGTTAATCGACACCCTCCTCGATACTACAGAAAAGAGACTCACCGAGATGATTATGATCGTTTTGGACCAGCTTTGTCAGTCTGCAGAAGGAAGGGCGGATCTGTTGAAACATGGCGGTGGTTTACCGGTTGTTTCCAAGAAGATCTTCCGTGTGTCGTCGATAGCTAGCGAAAGGGCGGTGAGAATATTGTACTCGGTGGCGATGTTTTCCGGCAACGCCCGTGTTCTAGAGGAGATGGTGCAGTTGGGGGTGGTCGGAAAGCTTTTCTTGGTGTTGCAAGTGGATTGTGGAAGCAAGATGAAGGAGAAAGCAAAGGAGATTCTAAAGATGCattctagggtttggaagaaATCTTCTTGTATACCTAATGATTTGATTTCTGCATATCCATCTTAG
- the LOC111916639 gene encoding digalactosyldiacylglycerol synthase 1, chloroplastic, producing MINFRPSESRTSTTSSSVTAEKAFSFISKGWREVKDSTEADLQLMKDRATSFKNLASSFDREFENFLTSASRSTFPVAAIANSSSPTPAEIDFVKNLQPKLSEFRRAYSSPDFSKKVLEKWSPRAKIRIDLSAIKNAIVSEVEEIDERERYRRRSRTRVGDFSWEWKGEGIGDAEEGQLSRNWEPIRALKTRLRELEQKSSSSEIIESLKNSELVEKVKSTLKAICKEPEYSKEVQPLDFQELLACLVRQSGPFLDHLGVKKDISDKIVESLCSKKKNQLSLRSFPTGESSILEGDNINDELDLRIASVLQSTGHHYEGGPWDDVSKQDGKRHVAIVTTASLPWMTGTAVNPLFRAAFLAKSQKQSVTLLVPWLTQTDQELVYPNNITFTSPEEQEVYIRNWLKERVGFNADFKISFYPGKFQKERRSIIPAGDTSKFISSKDADIAILEEPEHLNWYHHGKRWTDKFNHVVGVVHTNYLEYIKREKNGALQSFFVKHINNWVTRAYCDKVLRLSAATQDLPKSVVCNVHGVNPKFLEIGERMSAEKFSKGAYFLGKMVWAKGYRELIDLLSKQKNDLNGFKIDVYGNGEDANEVQTAAKKLELNVNFMKGRDHADDSLHSYKIFVNPSVSDVLCTATAEALAMGKFVICADHPSNEFFRSFPNCLTYKTPEEFVNKIREAMCSEPHPLTPEQRYNLSWEAATQRFMEFSDLDKILNNNNLEMEGGVRKSKSVPNLTSVVDGGLAFAHYCLTGNEFLRRCTGAVPGTRDYSMQHCKDLRLLAPHVENPIYGW from the exons ATGATAAACTTCAGGCCGTCGGAGAGTCGAACCTCCACGACGAGTTCATCCGTGACGGCGGAGAAAGCGTTTTCGTTCATATCGAAGGGATGGAGAGAAGTGAAAGATTCGACTGAAGCGGATCTCCAGTTGATGAAAGACAGAGCGACGTCGTTCAAGAACCTTGCGTCTTCGTTTGATCGGGAGTTTGAGAATTTTCTTACTTCTGCGTCAAGATCGACGTTTCCGGTAGCTGCTATCGCGAATTCTTCGTCTCCGACTCCGGCGGAGATTGATTTCGTGAAAAATTTGCAGCCGAAGCTTTCTGAGTTCCGTCGAGCGTACTCTTCGCCGGATTTTAGTAAGAAAGTTCTGGAAAAGTGGAGCCCTAGAGCTAAGATTAGGATCGATTTGTCGGCGATAAAGAATGCTATTGTATCGGAGGTGGAGGAAATTGATGAGAGAGAGAGGTATAGAAGGAGGTCGAGGACGAGGGTTGGGGATTTTAGCTGGGAGTGGAAAGGAGAAGGGATTGGGGACGCCGAGGAAGGCCAGCTTTCTCGGAATTGGGAGCCGATTAGGGCATTGAAAACGCGGTTACGGGAGTTGGAACAGAAGAGTTCGTCCTCAGAGATTATTGAAAGCCTCAAGAACAGTGAACTGGTCGAGAAAGTTAAATCTACTCTG AAAGCAATCTGTAAGGAACCAGAGTACTCAAAG GAAGTCCAACCTTTAGATTTCCAAGAACTTCTGGCATGTCTAGTTAGACAATCTGGGCCATTTCTAGATCACCTTGGTGTCAAAAAAG atatATCTGACAAGATAGTCGAAAGCCTATGCAGCAAAAAGAAAAACCAACTTTCATTGAGATCATTTCCCACAGGAGAATCATCCATTCTTGAAGGAGATAACATAAACGATGAACTTGATTTAAGAATAGCAAGTGTGCTTCAAAGTACAGGTCATCACTATGAAGGTGGGCCATGGGATGATGTCAGCAAACAAGATGGAAAAAGACACGTAGCCATTGTTACAACTGCTAGTCTTCCATGGATGACAGGGACAGCTGTCAATCCCTTATTTCGCGCAGCATTCTTAGCAAAATCCCAAAAACAAAGTGTCACACTTTTAGTCCCTTGGCTTACCCAAACAGATCAAGAATTAGTCTACCCGAATAATATTACATTCACCTCCCCTGAAGAACAAGAAGTTTACATTCGCAACTGGCTCAAAGAAAGAGTAGGCTTCAATGCCGATTTCAAAATCTCATTCTACCCTGGAAAg TTTCAAAAAGAAAGGCGAAGTATAATCCCAGCTGGCGATACttcaaaattcatttcatcaaaagATGCAGACATTGCAATCCTTGAAGAACCAGAACATTTAAACTGGTATCACCATGGGAAAAGATGGACTGATAAATTCAATCATGTTGTTGGAGTTGTTCACACAAATTATTTAGAATACATCAAACGTGAAAAAAATGGTGCCCTACAATCCTTTTTTGTCAAACACATAAACAATTGGGTCACACGCGCCTACTGTGACAAG gTTCTTCGGCTTTCGGCTGCAACTCAAGATTTACCTAAGTCAGTTGTTTGCAATGTCCATGGGGTGAACCCTAAGTTTTTGGAAATTGGGGAAAGAATGTCGGCTGAAAAATTCTCAAAAGGGGCGTATTTTTTGGGGAAAATGGTTTGGGCTAAAGGATACAGGGAGTTGATAGATTTGTTATCCAAACAGAAGAATGATCTTAATGGATTTAAAATCGATGTTTATGGAAATGGTGAAGATGCTAATGAAGTACAAACCGCTGCAAAAAAACTAGAATTAAATGTCAATTTTATGAAAGGTCGAGACCACGCAGACGATTCTCTTCACAG TTATAAAATCTTTGTAAACCCGAGTGTGAGCGATGTCCTCTGCACAGCAACAGCTGAGGCGCTAGCGATGGGTAAATTCGTAATTTGCGCAGACCACCCGTCAAACGAATTCTTCAGATCATTTCCCAACTGTTTAACCTACAAAACTcccgaggaatttgtgaataaaaTTCGGGAAGCAATGTGTAGTGAGCCACACCCGTTGACACCAGAACAGAGATACAATCTGTCATGGGAAGCAGCTACACAAAGATTCATGGAGTTTTCAGATCTTGACaagattctgaataataataatttggaAATGGAAGGTGGTGTTAGAAAGTCAAAATCAGTTCCCAATTTGACTTCTGTGGTGGATGGAGGGTTGGCTTTTGCGCATTATTGTTTGACCGGTAATGAGTTTTTGAGGCGGTGTACGGGTGCGGTTCCCGGGACACGGGATTACAGTATGCAACATTGTAAAGATCTTCGGTTGTTGGCCCCACATGTGGAGAATCCTATTTATGGTTGGTAA